From Paracoccus suum, the proteins below share one genomic window:
- a CDS encoding cupin domain-containing protein — MTGEIDLKAKLASFDDHWSPRTVASFNGYDVMVVKVQGEFRWHSHPDTDDLFLVLKGAIDIRLRDRTVTLQQGQMFVVPKGVEHCPFAREEAHLLLIEPTGTPNTGDAVTAATRKVL, encoded by the coding sequence ATGACGGGCGAGATTGACCTCAAGGCGAAGCTGGCGTCCTTTGATGATCATTGGTCGCCGCGCACCGTGGCCAGCTTCAACGGTTACGATGTCATGGTGGTCAAGGTTCAGGGCGAGTTCCGCTGGCACTCGCATCCCGACACGGATGATCTGTTCCTTGTCCTGAAAGGTGCGATTGACATCCGGTTGCGGGACCGGACCGTGACGTTGCAACAAGGCCAGATGTTCGTCGTGCCCAAAGGGGTCGAGCATTGCCCCTTTGCGCGGGAAGAGGCGCATCTGTTGCTGATCGAGCCGACCGGAACGCCCAACACCGGCGATGCCGTCACCGCCGCGACGCGCAAGGTGCTGTAA
- the rocF gene encoding arginase: MTHCILIGAPVDEGQKRAGCLMGPAAYRVAGLARTLSELGHTVEDRGDVAPAAGRGEVCDNPAVHHLPEMIAWTEALGAAAKSAMTAGMPIFLGGDHALSLGTVSGVAAHAAAAQRPLFVLWLDAHSDIHSLMSTRSGNIHGCPVGYLSGRDGFEPMPAFPAPVPGAQICMFGIRSVDPAEHAALSASEIEVNDMRVLDEHGIVAPLRGFLDRVRAADGLLHVSLDVDFLDPSIAPAVGTTVPGGATFREAHLVMEMLHESGLVTSLDLVELNPFLDDRGQTARLMVDLVGSLMGRKVFDRPTRAK; encoded by the coding sequence ATGACCCACTGCATCCTGATAGGCGCCCCTGTGGACGAGGGGCAAAAGCGCGCCGGCTGCCTGATGGGACCGGCGGCCTACCGCGTCGCGGGCCTTGCGCGCACACTGTCCGAACTGGGCCACACGGTCGAGGATCGCGGGGATGTCGCGCCTGCCGCCGGGCGCGGCGAGGTCTGCGACAATCCCGCCGTCCATCACCTGCCCGAGATGATCGCCTGGACCGAGGCGCTGGGCGCGGCGGCGAAATCCGCCATGACAGCCGGCATGCCGATCTTTCTGGGGGGCGATCATGCGCTGTCGCTCGGGACCGTCTCTGGCGTCGCTGCCCATGCCGCGGCGGCCCAGCGGCCGCTGTTCGTGCTGTGGCTCGACGCCCATTCCGACATCCATTCGCTGATGAGCACCCGGTCGGGCAACATCCACGGCTGCCCGGTCGGCTACCTGTCCGGTCGCGACGGGTTCGAGCCGATGCCTGCCTTTCCAGCGCCGGTGCCGGGCGCCCAGATCTGCATGTTCGGCATCCGCAGCGTCGATCCGGCGGAACATGCCGCGCTTTCCGCCTCCGAGATCGAGGTCAATGACATGCGCGTGCTGGACGAGCATGGCATCGTCGCGCCGCTGCGCGGCTTCCTCGACCGGGTGCGCGCGGCCGACGGTCTGCTGCATGTCTCGCTCGACGTCGATTTCCTCGACCCCTCGATTGCACCGGCGGTCGGCACCACCGTGCCCGGCGGCGCCACCTTCCGCGAGGCGCATCTGGTCATGGAGATGCTGCACGAGAGCGGCCTTGTCACTTCGCTCGACCTTGTCGAGCTGAACCCGTTCCTCGACGACCGGGGTCAGACCGCGCGGCTGATGGTCGATCTGGTCGGCAGCCTGATGGGCCGCAAGGTCTTTGACCGCCCGACCCGCGCCAAGTGA
- a CDS encoding 2-keto-4-pentenoate hydratase encodes MIDQNLDYLANLLCQNRRQGITSDIPFDLLRSEDDAWAVQSAAIAAFANDAVGYALIGTCPAIRGTLGLASPIYCPIPVGTVLQDSHGPFRLPQGFIGAQCEIVFTIGGPLGADHWPITRDQFCKAILSYQPAIGLVGRRGHLTGQPHLAAIADYAFHVSTIVDKYHEPTGLEAMDRIDMRASINNVPVFQSASGEGLVDPINSALWLVNDLIARGNYLSAGDIVATGSIIPMLLQILPGQELKVELSGVGDASARFL; translated from the coding sequence ATGATTGACCAGAATCTCGACTATCTCGCTAACTTGCTTTGCCAAAACCGTCGGCAGGGAATTACCTCAGATATCCCGTTCGATCTGCTTCGAAGCGAGGATGACGCCTGGGCGGTGCAGTCAGCAGCAATCGCGGCCTTCGCCAATGACGCGGTAGGCTACGCCCTGATAGGCACTTGCCCCGCCATCCGCGGCACGCTTGGCCTTGCCAGTCCCATCTACTGCCCGATCCCTGTCGGAACAGTTCTTCAGGACTCCCACGGGCCGTTCCGGCTTCCCCAAGGCTTCATCGGGGCACAATGCGAAATCGTCTTTACGATAGGCGGTCCCTTGGGGGCGGACCATTGGCCCATCACTCGCGATCAATTTTGCAAGGCGATCCTGAGCTACCAACCGGCTATCGGTCTTGTCGGGCGACGTGGTCACCTGACTGGGCAACCACACCTGGCCGCCATTGCTGACTATGCGTTCCATGTTTCGACGATCGTCGACAAATATCATGAGCCAACAGGCCTGGAGGCCATGGACAGAATCGACATGCGAGCGTCGATCAACAACGTTCCAGTGTTTCAGTCGGCATCGGGAGAGGGGCTGGTTGATCCGATCAACTCTGCGCTCTGGCTCGTGAATGACCTGATCGCCAGAGGCAATTATCTCAGCGCCGGCGATATCGTAGCAACCGGATCGATCATCCCGATGCTGCTGCAAATCCTTCCTGGTCAGGAACTGAAGGTCGAGTTGTCAGGCGTTGGCGACGCATCCGCACGGTTTCTTTGA
- a CDS encoding porin has product MKPLKPSLAPAATATAEAGRPTRPGSERRKTLCRSAVGAVAIMAGSMMGLGQAAAEPLSAPSFGGPLRPNPDPMSMDAGLFGRLHITGQLTGIGNAQTNGIPGVDPRTTDPLVDIGNAQIQVQTTGAPLTFFVQGGVYSLPSLGSAYTRATDVTDQLYGPVPVAYGKLELSPNFSVQAGLLPTLIGAESTFTFQNMNIARGLLWNQEPAISRGVQVNYSNGPVNASVSVNDGFYSGDYNWVSGLVSYAATPSSTITLVAADNFAESGKTGAATPLAQNNSSIFNVIYTYVDGPLTLQPYLQYTTVRSNRDIGIDRSAETFGGALLARYAINENFSIAGRAEYIASSGGDCGVAADCAPTNLLYGPKSRAWSLTVTPTYQRGIFFARTELSYTRIDRVTEGYGFGSNFDKRDQVRGMFEAGVLF; this is encoded by the coding sequence ATGAAGCCGCTTAAACCGTCCCTCGCACCCGCCGCTACGGCCACGGCCGAGGCCGGTCGTCCAACAAGACCGGGGTCGGAGCGTCGGAAGACGCTTTGCCGGAGCGCGGTTGGCGCGGTCGCGATTATGGCCGGTTCGATGATGGGTCTTGGCCAGGCAGCGGCGGAACCCCTGAGCGCGCCGAGCTTTGGTGGCCCTCTGCGCCCGAACCCCGATCCGATGAGCATGGATGCGGGCCTGTTTGGTCGCCTTCATATCACCGGCCAGCTCACAGGCATCGGGAATGCGCAGACGAACGGCATTCCCGGCGTCGATCCGCGAACGACAGATCCCCTCGTCGATATCGGCAATGCCCAAATTCAGGTGCAGACAACCGGGGCGCCTTTGACGTTCTTCGTCCAGGGCGGTGTCTACTCGCTGCCTTCTTTGGGCTCGGCCTACACCCGCGCAACCGACGTCACCGATCAGTTGTACGGGCCGGTGCCGGTTGCTTATGGCAAGCTCGAGCTGTCGCCGAATTTCTCGGTGCAGGCGGGTTTGCTGCCGACGTTGATCGGCGCGGAATCGACCTTCACCTTCCAGAATATGAATATCGCGCGCGGCCTGCTCTGGAACCAGGAGCCGGCGATCAGCCGCGGTGTTCAGGTGAACTATAGCAATGGACCGGTCAACGCCTCGGTGTCGGTCAATGATGGTTTCTACTCAGGGGATTACAACTGGGTATCCGGTCTCGTGTCTTATGCGGCGACGCCGTCGAGCACGATCACGCTTGTCGCCGCAGACAACTTTGCAGAGTCCGGCAAGACCGGCGCCGCGACGCCACTGGCGCAGAACAACAGCAGCATCTTCAATGTGATCTACACCTATGTCGACGGCCCGCTGACGCTCCAGCCCTACCTGCAATACACAACGGTCCGCTCGAACAGGGACATCGGTATTGATCGCTCGGCCGAAACATTCGGCGGAGCGCTGCTGGCTCGCTATGCCATCAATGAGAATTTCTCGATCGCTGGACGTGCCGAGTACATCGCTTCAAGCGGAGGAGATTGCGGCGTCGCCGCAGACTGCGCCCCCACCAATCTGCTCTACGGGCCGAAAAGCAGGGCGTGGTCGCTGACGGTGACGCCGACCTACCAGCGCGGGATCTTCTTCGCGCGTACCGAGCTTTCGTACACCCGCATCGATCGGGTCACCGAAGGCTACGGCTTTGGGTCCAACTTCGACAAGCGCGACCAGGTACGCGGGATGTTTGAGGCCGGGGTGCTTTTCTAG
- the dapA gene encoding 4-hydroxy-tetrahydrodipicolinate synthase: MKPSGDPPLFGGLMTALVTPYRGEAIAFDALAELANWQIDQGVQGLVACGTTGEAPTLSHPEWAAVIRLCVEVSNGRVPVIAGSGTNDTRRTVELTREAARLGADGALVVTPYYSRPSQEGLFRHFESVAQAAELPIIIYNVPSRTAVDIRIETLDRLAHLPGLVGVKDASGDPTRASTMAVRFGDRFTQLSGHDRSMLAFMATGGDGAISVVSNVAPMLTAAMIGAVRKSAYLEARRINAHLFPLIEALELESNPCPVKFALHCARGYSPAVRLPLVEVTEGTAARIRAAVAEIDSLEIDTSLVAERSLVPLSA, encoded by the coding sequence ATGAAACCCAGTGGCGACCCTCCGTTATTCGGCGGTCTGATGACCGCACTTGTCACCCCGTACAGGGGTGAGGCTATCGCTTTCGACGCCTTGGCGGAACTCGCCAACTGGCAGATCGACCAGGGCGTACAGGGGCTTGTCGCCTGCGGCACTACGGGCGAGGCGCCGACCCTGTCTCATCCGGAATGGGCGGCGGTGATCCGCTTGTGCGTCGAGGTCTCCAATGGCCGTGTGCCGGTGATCGCCGGCTCGGGCACCAACGACACCCGGCGTACCGTGGAGTTGACCCGCGAGGCGGCTCGCCTTGGCGCGGATGGTGCTTTGGTCGTCACGCCTTACTATAGTCGGCCGAGCCAAGAGGGCCTGTTCCGGCATTTCGAGAGCGTCGCGCAAGCTGCCGAGCTGCCGATCATCATCTATAACGTGCCTTCCCGGACGGCCGTCGATATCAGGATCGAAACGCTCGACCGCCTTGCGCACCTGCCCGGTCTTGTCGGCGTCAAGGACGCAAGCGGAGATCCGACGCGGGCTAGCACGATGGCCGTCCGATTCGGCGATCGTTTCACGCAGCTTTCCGGCCATGACCGATCCATGCTGGCTTTCATGGCGACTGGCGGCGACGGCGCCATTTCGGTCGTGTCGAACGTCGCCCCGATGCTGACAGCGGCGATGATCGGCGCGGTGCGGAAGAGTGCCTATCTGGAAGCTCGGCGCATCAACGCCCATCTTTTCCCGCTGATCGAGGCGCTGGAGCTTGAAAGCAACCCATGCCCGGTCAAGTTCGCGTTGCATTGCGCGCGCGGATACTCGCCCGCCGTCCGCCTTCCGCTGGTCGAGGTCACTGAAGGCACCGCAGCAAGAATACGCGCTGCCGTGGCGGAGATCGACTCCTTGGAGATCGATACGTCTTTGGTCGCCGAGAGGTCTCTCGTCCCCCTCTCGGCCTGA
- the kdpF gene encoding K(+)-transporting ATPase subunit F: MILEYFLGAAVAVFITGYLLYALARPERF; the protein is encoded by the coding sequence ATGATCTTGGAATATTTCCTTGGGGCAGCAGTCGCGGTGTTTATCACCGGCTACCTGCTTTACGCCCTCGCTCGTCCCGAGCGGTTCTGA